A genomic window from Silene latifolia isolate original U9 population chromosome 11, ASM4854445v1, whole genome shotgun sequence includes:
- the LOC141612286 gene encoding 2-hydroxyisoflavanone dehydratase-like, whose product MLLVPQTFSSHHDQRKRTPTQIVKLAPYIIDYGNGTIIRDPTATPSYSPPPNNSRVQSRDITIVSNLGYQLRARIIMPARPDPARKIPVLLYFHGGAFCIGSAFGLLDTTYLARVSAEANVLGISLDYRLYPEHRIPVPYDDAWAALNWIATHKSGLGANLDPWLAQYGDLSRVFVGGDSAGGNIAHNLVIRATPGPIGITGLFLAMPYFLGSKLVPLEPANIKYSTNYKVWSYVCNKCKGGVDNRYINPFAPKAVSLSRLGCKKLLVYTAEIDELRGRGRWYYEQVKASGWKGQAQLIEAQGQEHVFHILKPQDPATTKLINDFSTFINN is encoded by the coding sequence atgctcttagtTCCTCAAACATTTTCGTCTCACCATGATCAACGTAAACGTACTCCAACTCAAATTGTAAAGCTCGCACCATACATCATAGATTATGGTAACGGTACCATAATCCGTGACCCAACTGCCACGCCTTCCTACTCACCGCCTCCAAATAATTCTCGAGTCCAATCTAGAGACATAACCATAGTCTCCAATCTGGGATACCAGCTCCGGGCCCGAATCATCATGCCAGCCCGGCCCGATCCAGCCCGAAAAATCCCCGTCCTCTTATACTTTCACGGGGGAGCCTTTTGCATTGGGTCAGCTTTTGGGTTGCTGGACACCACGTATCTGGCCCGGGTCTCGGCTGAGGCCAATGTGTTGGGTATTTCATTAGATTACCGTCTTTACCCGGAGCATCGGATTCCAGTCCCATACGACGATGCATGGGCCGCTCTCAATTGGATAGCGACCCATAAATCGGGTTTAGGTGCGAACTTGGACCCGTGGTTGGCCCAGTACGGGGACTTGAGCCGGGTTTTTGTTGGGGGAGATAGTGCTGGAGGTAACATAGCTCACAACTTAGTGATCCGGGCCACACCTGGCCCAATCGGTATAACGGGCCTATTTTTGGCAATGCCGTATTTTCTCGGGTCAAAGCTGGTCCCATTAGAGCCCGCGAATATCAAATACTCAACTAACTATAAGGTTTGGTCATATGTCTGCAATAAGTGTAAAGGTGGGGTGGATAATAGGTACATTAACCCGTTCGCGCCTAAGGCGGTTTCTTTGAGCCGCCTCGGGTGTAAGAAGTTGTTGGTTTATACGGCCGAGATTGATGAACTTAGAGGGCGTGGACGGTGGTACTATGAACAAGTTAAAGCAAGTGGATGGAAGGGCCAGGCCCAATTGATTGAAGCCCAAGGTCAAGAGCATGTCTTTCATATATTGAAACCTCAAGATCCTGCAACAACTAAGCTGATTAATGATTTTTCAACATTTATCAATAATTAG